One endosymbiont 'TC1' of Trimyema compressum genomic window, AATAATGTATAAGAAATTTTAGATAGATAACTTAGAATTATCAAGAGTTGATATATTGAATCATTTGTAAAGATGTAATGTTTTTCATATATTTCAAGTAACCAGTCCTTTAATTTCTGAAATGAGTTTTTGTCTTCCTTAAAATGAAAAAGAAAATAATATATAAAACAATCAATAGTATCTGTATAGTTCATTATTGGTTCAATATAGTTTGAGGGAATATTAAATTTTTTAAAGAGAAGCATTAGATGTCTTCTTTTTAATCGTTCAAAATCCCCTCTAATCATAATAGAATAAATATGCTTCGAATTAAAATAACGATTTTTTCAATCTCATAGGAATCTAAATATTCCCTTTTTAGCAACTACAGTTCACCGCCTTCGCCTAACTCCAAAACACGTATCATATTAGTTGTACCAGGAACTTTTAGGGGAATTCCTGCAGTAAATACAACCTTATCTTTTAATTTGTATCCCTTTTGCTTCAGCAGAGTTAATTCCCCTTCATGTATTAGATCATCCGTACTTTTATAAGATGAGCTAATCAAAAGAGACTCTACACCCCAAACCAATTTTAAACTATACTTAATCTCAGGCTTTTCAATAAGAGCAAGAATAGGAATATTAGGTCTATATCTAGCAATTCTCCTAGCAGTAGAACCACCATGAGTTGGAACTACTAAAGCTTTTGCTCCAATTTTTTTACCAATATCCACTGTAGAATAAGCAACCATATCAACAAGTTTCGGTGATTTTTTTAAACCCTTAAAATGCATTGGTTCTAGTAAATGAAGATCTTTTTCTGTTTCTTTTGCAATATCATTCATCATTTTTAAAGCCTCTATTGGATAACGCCCCCCAGCCGTTTCACCAGATAGCATAATCGCATCAGTGCCATCTAAAATACTATTGGCCACATCACTCACTTCTGCTCGTGTTGGTCTCGGATTTCTCATCATTGAGTCAAGCATTTGAGTTGCCACAATAACAGGTTTCCCTACTAATCGCGCTTTTTGAATAATCATTTTTTGGACGATAGGCACTTCCATAGCAGGTATTTCAACACCTAAATCACCTCTGGCTATCATAACACCATCTGAAGCTTCAAGAATATCATCTAAATTCTTGAGAGCAACAGCAGCCTCTATTTTAGCTATAATTTGGACATGCTTTCCAGCTTCCCCTAATATTTTTCGAGCCTCCTCAATATCTTTTTTTTCTCTTACAAAAGAAAGCGCCAAAAAATGAATATTCTTTTCTAAGCCAAAAAGAATGTCTTCTCTGTCCTTTTCACTAATACCAGGTAATTTAATATGAACATGTGGCAAATTAACGCCTTTGCGGCTGCCTAATTCTCCACTGTTTTTAATAATACAGGAAATTTCATTTTTATTAATAGATACTACTTCCAATTCAATTAAACCATCATCTAGAAGAATTCGGTCTTGGGGTTTTACCTCTTTTGGCAAATCTTTATAGGTGATAGAAATTTTTTCAGTAGAGCCTTTAATTATTTTTGTAGTTAAAATAATTAAATTACCTTTTTTAAGAAATATTTTCCCATCTACTTCTCCTGTTCTTATTTCAGGACCTTTTGTATCTAGTAGTATAGCAATATCTTTATTTTGATTTCTACTCACTCTTTTTAATAAATCCATTCTCTCTCCATGTTCCTCATAAGAACCATGAGAAAAATTGAAGCGAGCTACATCAAATCCTGCTTTTATAAGTCTTTCTAATTTTTTCTCATTATCAACTGCAGGGCCTAGTGTACAAATAATTTTTGTTCTTCTCATTATTATCACGCTTTCTCCCAATTAAACTTTTTCTTCAAAGCAATCTCCACAATCTCTGGAACCAATCCATTAATATTGCCATTGAGACTTACTACTTGTTTAATAATAGTTGAGCTTAAAAAAGCATACTCTGAAGAGGTCATTAAAAAAATAGTTTCTACATTTTTTTCAAGTTTTTTATTCATTAAGGCTAACTGGAATTCATATTCAAAATCTGACACAGCTCGTAATCCCCTAATAATAGCATGGGCTTTTTTCTTTTGCACAAAATGCATTAACAAACCATCAAAACTTTCAACTTCAACATTAGGAATATCCTTTACAACAGCTTCCATGAATTTTTTTCTTTCCTCAATTTTAAACAAAGACTCTTTTTCATTATCTATAGCAATGGCTACAATAACTTTATTAAATAGTAGGCTGGCTCTTTTTAAAATATCTAAATGTCCATTGGTTACAGGATCAAATGTTCCTGGATATATTGCTACTCTCATTTTACTATTACCTCTCCAAATTGAGACAGCGCCTCAATAGCTCTTTCATCATTTTTAATTGCATATTGATTGCCAAGAGGAATAACTTTATTGTTAATTTTTAAAATAACTGGCACATCCCCCTTATTGAAAACCAGACACCTTTTTAAAGCATCCAAACCAGTAACACTCTTATCTTCAATGGATACTGTCACAGTTTCCTGTACAGCACCTTCATTCTTTCTAGTCTGCATTTTTTTATTATAAGTTCCATAGCTTTTAATAGTTAAATAATTTTCTGGTTTAACAACCTTTTCAATAATACACTTATCTTCCCTCTCAGTTATTTGCAAACGCCCCCCTGCGGCTACTACAGCACCTTCTTTAATTAAATCTTTTACTTCAGCATAAAAAGAAGGAAATATTAAGCACTCTATTGAATCCGTCTCATCTTCTAGGCTAAAAGTAACCATTAGTTCATTATTTCTAGTTTTCTTTTCTTTAATATTATTTAAAACCCCTCTGATAATTACTTTTCTTTTATCATCATTTTCTTCAATATCTCCAAGACTATAAAAATCTGGATCCTCCATTAAATCTGGGTATTCTTCTAAAGGATGGGCTGAAACATAAAATCCTAAAACTTCTTTTTCTTTTTGTAGTAGTTCCTGTAGAGGGAATTCCTCCTGTGTTGTCACTATAGTGGGTTCTTCTTCTTCCAAAGTATCGTCAATATCAAATAAGGAAATCTGATTGCTATCTTTTTCTTTTTGAAAACGCTGTCCTAAGTCTACAGCATCTTCAACAATAGCCATTAATGCTTTTCTGGGAATATGAAAAGAAGAAAAGGCACCTGATAAGGATAAATATTCCATAATCTTCTTGCCTACAGTTCTTAAATCAACGCGCCTACAAAAATCATCAATATCCAGAAAAGGACCTTCTCGACGTGCCTCTAAAATAGATTCTATTGCTGAAATACCCACACTTTTAATAGCGCCTAAACCAAAACGTATTGTATTTTCTTTAACAATAAAACCTTCCTTACTTTCGTTAACATCTGGAGGTAAAACACAAATACCCATTTTTTTACACTCAAGAATATACTGAGTAACTTTTGTTGAAGACATAATTACACTTGATAAAAGAGACGCCATAAATTCTACTGGATAACGGGCTTTTAAGTAAGTAGTTTCATAAGCTAGCATTGCATAGGCAGCACTGTGGGATTTATTAAATCCATAGCCTGCAAAATACTCCATTAAACGAAATATTTCCTCTGCTGTTTTCTCCTCAATTTCATTTTTTCTACAGCCTTCAATAAAACCTTGTCTGCTTTTTTCAAGCATTTCAGGTATTTTTTTACCCATAGCTTTCCTTAAATTATCTGCTTCTGCCAATGTAAAGCCACCTAATTGGCTAGCAATACGCATAACTTGTTCCTGATATAGGATAACACCATATGTATCGTTTAGAATTGGCTCTAACATTGGATGGAGATACTCAATTTCGATTTGCTTGTGCTTTCTTTTAATAAAATCA contains:
- the pyk gene encoding pyruvate kinase; amino-acid sequence: MRRTKIICTLGPAVDNEKKLERLIKAGFDVARFNFSHGSYEEHGERMDLLKRVSRNQNKDIAILLDTKGPEIRTGEVDGKIFLKKGNLIILTTKIIKGSTEKISITYKDLPKEVKPQDRILLDDGLIELEVVSINKNEISCIIKNSGELGSRKGVNLPHVHIKLPGISEKDREDILFGLEKNIHFLALSFVREKKDIEEARKILGEAGKHVQIIAKIEAAVALKNLDDILEASDGVMIARGDLGVEIPAMEVPIVQKMIIQKARLVGKPVIVATQMLDSMMRNPRPTRAEVSDVANSILDGTDAIMLSGETAGGRYPIEALKMMNDIAKETEKDLHLLEPMHFKGLKKSPKLVDMVAYSTVDIGKKIGAKALVVPTHGGSTARRIARYRPNIPILALIEKPEIKYSLKLVWGVESLLISSSYKSTDDLIHEGELTLLKQKGYKLKDKVVFTAGIPLKVPGTTNMIRVLELGEGGEL
- the coaD gene encoding pantetheine-phosphate adenylyltransferase; its protein translation is MRVAIYPGTFDPVTNGHLDILKRASLLFNKVIVAIAIDNEKESLFKIEERKKFMEAVVKDIPNVEVESFDGLLMHFVQKKKAHAIIRGLRAVSDFEYEFQLALMNKKLEKNVETIFLMTSSEYAFLSSTIIKQVVSLNGNINGLVPEIVEIALKKKFNWEKA